GTGAAGTGAAATGGGGTCGTGTCAACGGTTTGGTGATGATGCTGCCGCATGGTTATGAAGGTCAGGGCCCAGAACATTCCTCGGCTCGCCTTGAGCGCTTTATGCAGTTGTGCGCCGATACCAATATGCAAGTGGTTCAGCCCACGACCGCATCGCAGATCTTCCATCTCTTAAGGCGGCAGATGATTCGGCAATTTAGAAAGCCGCTCATCATCATGACCCCCAAATCCTTACTGCGTCACAAAGATGCGGGGTCACCGTTGATTGAGTTCACCAAAGGTGAGTTTCAGACGGTGATTCCGGAGCAAGATGACTCGCTTGACCCCCAAAAGGTAGAGCGCTTAATTGTGTGCTCGGGTAAGGTCTACTACGATTTAGTCAAGCAGCGCGCCGATAAGAAGATCGATACCGCAGCGATTGTGCGTATTGAGCAGCTGTATCCTTTCCCCCATAAGGCGGTCGCCAGCATCATTAAGTCCTATCCCAATCTCACTGAGTTGGTGTGGTGTCAGGATGAACCACAAAATCAGGGCGCCTGGTTCTTCGTGCAACACAATTTATTGGAGAACATGGGCGAGGGCATGCGTCTTGGTTATGCCGGTCGACCCGCATCGGCCTCGCCGGCTGTTGGGTATGCCCATTTGCATCAGAGTCAGCAAAAGGCATTACTCACCGCGGCGTTTGCCAAGCTCAAAGGATTTGTGGTCACCAAATAGGTGGCACGAACAGAACAGCGATTTAATCTAACTCATTCATAGGACATATCATGGCTTTATTTGACGTAAAGGTTCCACAACTTTCTGAATCGGTTGCCGAAGCAACGCTCTTGCAGTGGAAGAAAAAACCGGGCGAAGCCGTTGCCCAAGACGAGATCTTGATCGAGATCGAAACCGATAAGGTAGTGCTTGAAGTACCAGCTCCATCGGCAGGCGTGATGGCTGAGATTTTGGTTGCCGATGGTGGAACCGTGGTGGCTGATCAAGTGATCGCAAAGATTGATAGTGAAGGCAAAGCAACTGCAGCCGCAGCCGCAGCTCCCGCATCAGCCAAAGCCGCGGCACCAGCGCCAGCCTCTTCTTCAAACAAAGGCTCCATTGCCGCTCCCTCTGCAGCTAAACTCATGGCCGAGAACAATCTAACGGCCAATCAAGTTGCCGGCACTGGTCGGGACGGTCGTGTGACCAAGGGTGATGTGCAAAATGCGATTGCAGGCGGTGCGAAGCCAGTCGCGAGCGCCGCACCACTTCCCATGTCAACGATGCCCCTTGGGGATCGTACCGAGGAGCGGGTGCCAATGACCCGTCTGCGTGCTCGTATTGCAGAGCGCCTCTTGGAATCGCAAGCCAATAATGCGATCTTGACCACCTTCAATGAGGTCAATATGGCTCCCGTGATTGCAATGCGCTCACGCTATAAAGATGTCTTTGAAAAAACCCATGGCGTGAAATTAGGCTTCATGTCCTTCTTTGTAAAAGCGGCGACCTATGCATTAAAGAGATATCCAATCTTGAACGCATCGGTCGATGGTAATGACATTGTTTATCACGGTTACTTTGATATTGGTATTGCAGTGAGTTCGCCACGCGGTTTGGTGGTGCCTATCTTGCGCAATGTCGATCAAATGACCTTGGCTGAGATTGAAAAGCAAATTGCGGATTACGGTAATAAAGCCCGTGAGGGTAAATTAAGTATCGAAGAGTTAACTGGTGGGACGTTCTC
This genomic window from Polynucleobacter sp. MWH-UH24A contains:
- the odhB gene encoding 2-oxoglutarate dehydrogenase complex dihydrolipoyllysine-residue succinyltransferase, which produces MALFDVKVPQLSESVAEATLLQWKKKPGEAVAQDEILIEIETDKVVLEVPAPSAGVMAEILVADGGTVVADQVIAKIDSEGKATAAAAAAPASAKAAAPAPASSSNKGSIAAPSAAKLMAENNLTANQVAGTGRDGRVTKGDVQNAIAGGAKPVASAAPLPMSTMPLGDRTEERVPMTRLRARIAERLLESQANNAILTTFNEVNMAPVIAMRSRYKDVFEKTHGVKLGFMSFFVKAATYALKRYPILNASVDGNDIVYHGYFDIGIAVSSPRGLVVPILRNVDQMTLAEIEKQIADYGNKAREGKLSIEELTGGTFSISNGGVFGSMLSTPIINPPQSAILGIHATKERAVVEDGQIVIRPINYLALSYDHRIIDGREAVLGLVAMKELLEDPARLLLDL